The Hyalangium gracile nucleotide sequence CCCCGGCCAGCTCTCGCTCGCCCACTCCATGTGGCCCACGAGCCGCACCCGCGGGAAGCCCTCGGCCAGGCTCGTCCTGATGGCCTCCTCCACGAGCGCCATCATCGTTTCTCCGTCGAAGCGGTCGTTCTTCAGGTAGGCGTCGTGCCAGCCCAGCACCTCGAGCTGCCCCGTCCGCGTGCAGTCGGCCGTCGGGATGCCCATGTGCTCCAGGTGGTGCAGGTGCTCGTCCACCTGCTTGGGATTGCAGATGTGGATCGCCTTCTCGCCGGCGGTGATGCCTTCCTGGATGTAGGACTGCAGCGCCTCGTACTCCTCTTCGCGCGAGCGCACGAAGGCCGCGACGTGGTAGTGGCGAAGCTTGCTGCCTGCGAGGGTGACGTCGTTCAAGGGATCCTCCGGGGGGACGGCCACGGGTTGCTCCCAGACTCTGCGGGCGCTCCAGCGAGGTGTTGTGCCTGGGTACAGCTCCCCAGAGGGTAGCGGGTCTGGTAGAGCTGCCCGCCAGGGGGGGAGCTGCTCGCCATTGCGGCGGACGACGATGACCCAGCCCCACGGGGCAGTTGACCCCAGAGGTTGTGAACGTTCGGCCGGCCCAACCGTCAAGCGGGAGGCGCGAGCCGCCGCCGGTACCCGGCCGGAGGCACCCCGAGCGCCCGCTTGAACACGCGGTGCATCGTGCGCACGGCCTCGGCCCGCGGCTGTAT carries:
- a CDS encoding MEDS domain-containing protein yields the protein MNDVTLAGSKLRHYHVAAFVRSREEEYEALQSYIQEGITAGEKAIHICNPKQVDEHLHHLEHMGIPTADCTRTGQLEVLGWHDAYLKNDRFDGETMMALVEEAIRTSLAEGFPRVRLVGHMEWASESWPGVERLIEYEALVNNFLNRLKQPAICVYDISHFNGMTIVDILRTHPYAIIDGVLRENPYYVPPEKLLSTLPLSTNRS